The Bombus huntii isolate Logan2020A chromosome 11, iyBomHunt1.1, whole genome shotgun sequence genome includes a window with the following:
- the LOC126870932 gene encoding intersectin-2 isoform X11 — MATPQTPGMDPWVIQPRERARYREQFDSLKPINGVVTGEQAKEFLLKSQLPPVILGQIWALSDTDADGKMDINEFSIACKLINLKLRGFEIPKALPSALIQSLKSLSASDSNVTNLTNGAANILPQNNVASLVNLSAPPQVPVQPLISGMPMTGSVPRPLIGPPPVNGPLPGHAIRPVSPMTLPASRQSRQNVAATTHATTHTASKPPARPAPPSVGIVPSTSTTTTTTTTPSGGPSQRPTPPSNIGANFSPATSGPPPKPAPPSFPNSPVATGISPVKVPPASATAIVPPVVQSAQPMTTSTMDLLDLEFSGMSAAAPIAPLNTTPTPMAAFGMAQAMPMQPLSCTSMIAGGSTMVPSIAPMSTGTGVVSTPPVVGLPLVSATTASTLVNGVIAQTPVSTSTPLSTTARPPSIDRVGSVDSQHSQHSVGSPQSVEWAVPHQTKLKYTQLFNTWDRARSGFLSGPQARNIMVQSQLPQQVLAQIWALADMDSDGRLSCDEFVLAMHLCDIAKLGEKIPTTLPIELIPPAFRRQRQSSLTLSQTGTENVDPSAGMPQTSFEDKRKENFEKGQAELERRRKALLEIQRKEQEERERKEREEAEKQEKIRLEQERRRQAEIEKQMQRQKEIEQEKEEQRKRAQEQREAARKEMERQRQLEWEKQKSQELQTQRQKEQDVLLKLKARNQTLTIELGTLNDKVKELSQKICDTRVGVSGVKTTIDGMRSTRDAQLQEMAALKNKLREQNQRLLALSQEKARIEAKNKLNTAMESAGQEAIKMAFDNKQITLKQMKDKIADLQQQIDAKMADIENNNGQLQDIKTQLETLVADCKNLYLTFEDKKLKVLELRASGGTGAGTDYTTSAWGDSGWNDTSAAVNDSAWPVNDATTTNAVEETTPGVMKYRALYEFVARNQDEISFQPGDIILVPPVQNAEPGWMAGEIRGHTGWFPESYVEPIDVGSANDNAFVQQDSVEKRTLEGIAEVPENVSDAGSLGDEPPPVEPIIPTLGLGVVCDIQVTTLYHYRPTIEQHLLFEKGDIIKVDEQQGDWWYGTSGNGAKGWFPKSYVKEISANQTAVVEGLNEYYVALYPYDSAEVGDLTFNQGEVILVTKKEGDWWTGTTGDRNGIFPANYVEKCDAPDQGASITTNVSETNAITETTEDTTTSNHETATSIAQTTLQAEKTAEQLEDERQAAEDRAELPDFSAMAAQQVINIGRKPEIVQVIAPYQATSSEQLDLQKGQLIMIRKKTDSGWWEGELQARGKKRQIGWFPASYVKPLTSSSNRSTPVSHGYQDSPTDPNVERVMALYPYQAQNEDELSFEKGDVITVLAKDEAAWWKGELNGMSGVFPSNYVSPMSNEMTTNLLVAGLDSMERKRQEYIKELITTEQAYIEDMRLVHEVFEKPLIESLVLTVDEVDKIFVNWRDIIACNDNFLRTLRIRRDNSEGGIVRMIGDILCENIPRMSAYIRFCSCQISAAVYLQRLTETMPEFVKVAQICQQDPRTKGMPLSSFLIKPMQRITKYPLIIGKILEHTPVDHPDRQYLQEALAKAEEFCTQVHENFFILVYFIRQKVEKNLLDFSQTTFYCLLNQYSAESLHPLDNSFHLRETNIKNSRCIESQYF, encoded by the exons ATGGCCACCCCTCAAACTCCGG GTATGGATCCTTGGGTAATCCAACCCAGAGAACGTGCAAGATATAGAGAGCAGTTTGATTCTTTAAAACCAATCAATGGAGTTGTTACTGGAGAGCAAGCAAAAGAATTTTTACTTAAATCACAGCTTCCACCTGTCATCCTTGGACAAATATG GGCTTTATCAGATACAGATGCAGATGGAAAAATGGACATAAATGAATTTAGTATTGcatgtaaattaattaatttaaagttACGTGGTTTTGAAATTCCTAAAGCCTTGCCTTCAGCTTTAATACAGAGTTTGAAGTCACTATCTGCCA GTGATAGTAATGTTACGAACTTAACAAACGGAGCTGCTAATATTCTACCACAGAATAATGTTGCTTCATTAGTAAATTTATCTGCTCCACCGCAAGTTCCAGTACAGCCTTTAATTAGTGGGATGCCTATGACTGGATCTGTTCCACGTCCACTTATAGGACCACCACCTGTAAATGGACCATTACCAGGACATGCTATTAGGCCTGTTTCACCAATGACCTTACCAG CATCACGACAAAGTAGACAGAATGTGGCTGCCACTACACATGCCACAACTCACACAGCGTCAAAGCCACCTGCTCGACCTGCACCACCCTCTGTGG GAATCGTGCCTTCTACAAGTACTACCACTACCACTACCACCACTCCTAGTGGTGGTCCTTCTCAAAGACCTACACCACCCTCAAATATTG gGGCAAATTTTTCACCTGCTACTAGTGGTCCACCACCGAAGCCAGCACCGCCTTCATTTCCTAATAGTCCTGTCGCTACTGGGATTTCACCAGTCAAAGTTCCACCTGCTTCTGCAACGGCTATTGTTCCTCCTGTTGTTCAATCTGCACAACCAATGACTACATCTACCATGG ATTTACTTGATCTTGAGTTTTCAG GGATGTCTGCAGCAGCACCAATTGCACCTTTAAATACAACTCCAACACCAATGGCTGCTTTTGGTATGGCACAAGCAATGCCTATGCAACCATTATCTTGTACTAGTATGATTGCAGGTGGTTCTACTATGGTACCATCTATTGCACCAATGTCCACtg GAACTGGTGTAGTATCGACTCCTCCAGTTGTAGGTTTACCTCTAGTATCAGCAACCACAGCAAGTACGTTAGTGAATGGTGTAATTGCTCAAACACCAGTATCTACAAGTACACCATTAAGCACAACTGCACGTCCACCAAGTATAGATAGGGTGGGTTCGGTTGATTCACAACATAGTCAGCATTCAGTAGGTTCTCCACAATCTGTGGAATGGGCTGTACCTCATcaaacaaaattgaaatatactCAATTATTTAATACCTGGGACAGGGCGCGATCTGGATTTCTATCTGGCCCTCAGGCCAGAAATATTATGGTGCAGTCACAATTACCTCAACAAGTGTTGGCACAGatatg GGCGTTAGCGGACATGGATTCGGATGGTCGTTTGAGTTGCGACGAATTTGTATTAGCAATGCATTTATGTGATATAGCTAAGCTTGGTGAAAAGATACCTACCACGTTACCAATTGAACTTATACCACCTGCATTCAGACGTCAACGACAAAGTAGCTTAACACTTTCACAAACTGGAACGGAAAACGTAGATCCATCGGCTGGTATGCCGCAA ACTTCTTTTGAAGACAAACGTAAAGAAAACTTTGAGAAAGGACAAGCGGAGCTAGAACGTAGGCGCAAGGCTTTATTAGAAATTCAACGTAAAGAACAAGAAGAACGTGAACgaaaagaaagggaagagGCTGAGAAACAAGAGAAAATTAG ATTAGAACAAGAAAGACGAAGACAAGCAGAGATTGAGAAACAAATGCAAAGGCAGAAAGAGATTGAACaggaaaaggaagaacaaCGAAAACGAGCTCAAGAACAAAGAGAAGCAGCAAGAAA AGAGATGGAAAGACAACGACAATTAGAATGGGAAAAACAGAAATCACAAGAGCTTCAAACTCAGAGGCAGAAAGAACAAGATGTCTTACTAAAATTGAAAGCAAGAAATCAAACATTAACTATCGAATTAGGAACACTT AACGATAAAGTGAAAGAACTATCTCAAAAAATCTGTGACACTCGAGTTGGTGTATCTGGAGTAAAAACGACGATTGATGGAATGCGGTCGACACGTGATGCACAGTTACAAGAGATGGCTGCCTTAAAGAATAAACTTCGAGAACAAAACCAAAGATTACTAGCCTTGAGTCAAGAGAAAGCTCGAATCGAAGCAAAGAATAAGCTAAATACAGCTATGGAGTCGGCGGGCCAAGAAGCAATCAAAATGGCATTCGATAATAAGCAAATTACCCTGAAACAAATGAAGGATAAAATTGCTGATTTGCAACAGCAG ATTGATGCTAAAATGGCTgacatagaaaataataatggCCAGCTTCAAGATATTAAAACGCAACTGGAAACTTTAGTGGCTGACTGTAAGAACCTTTACTTAACTTTcgaagataaaaaattaaaagttttagAACTCAGAGCAAGTGGTGGTACTGGAGCTGGTACTGATTATACAACATCTGCATGGGGTGATAGTGGTTGGAATGATACTTCAGCGGCAGTTAACGATTCTGCATGGCCCGTTAATGATGCCACCACAACTAATGCAGTGGAAGAAACTACTCCAGGGGTTATGAAATATAGAGCTTTATACGAATTTGTAGCTAGAAATCaagacgaaatatcgtttcAACCTGGTGATATTATCTTG GTACCGCCTGTTCAAAATGCAGAACCAGGATGGATGGCTGGCGAAATTCGTGGTCATACTGGTTGGTTCCCGGAATCTTATGTAGAACCAATAGATGTTGGCAGCGCAAATGATAATGCTTTCGTACAACAAGACAGTGTGGAGAAGAGAACGTTAGA aGGGATTGCTGAAGTTCCTGAGAATGTATCTGATGCCGGATCACTCGGCGATGAGCCTCCTCCTGTTGAACCTATCATACCTACTCTTGGATTAGGTGTAGTTTGTGATATACAAGTAACCACTTTGTATCACTATCGTCCTACGATAGAGCAACATCTTCTCTTCGAAAAAGGAGATATTATTAAAGTAGATGAACAACAG GGGGATTGGTGGTATGGTACATCTGGTAATGGAGCTAAGGGTTGGTTCCCTAAATCGTATGTCAAGGAAATTTCTGCTAATCAAACTGCAGTAGTTGAAGGACTTAATGAATACTACGTAGCCTTATATCCGTATGATTCCGCCGAAGTTGGAGACTTAACTTTCAACCAAGGAGAAGTTATATTAGTCACTAAAAAGGAAGGTGATTGGTGGACAGGCACTACAGGAGATAGGAATGGAATTTTTCCTGCCAATTATGTAGAAAAATGCGATGCTCCAGATCAG GGTGCCTCTATAACTACTAACGTATCTGAAACAAACGCGATTACTGAAACAACTGAGGACACAACCACAAGTAATCATGAAACAGCTACTTCAATTGCTCAGACAACATTG CAAGCAGAGAAAACTGCTGAGCAGCTTGAAGATGAAAGACAAGCCGCGGAAGATAGAGCAGAATTGCCAGATTTTTCCGCAATGGCTGCGCAGCAGGTAATTAATAT AGGAAGGAAACCTGAAATTGTACAAGTTATTGCACCTTATCAAGCCACTAGTTCTGAGCAGTTAGATTTACAAAAGGGGCAATTAATAATGATTCGTAAGAAGACAGATAGTGGCTGGTGGGAAGGAGAATTACAG GCACGTGgtaaaaaaagacaaattgGTTGGTTCCCAGCTTCTTATGTTAAACCTTTAACCAGTAGTAGCAATCGAAGTACACCTGTTTCTCATGGATATCAAGACTCTCCTACAGATCCAAATGTTG AACGCGTTATGGCATTGTACCCATATCAGGCTCAAAATGAGGATGAATTAAGTTTCGAGAAAGGCGACGTTATAACCGTACTTGCAAAGGATGAAGCAGCATGGTGGAAAGGCGAATTGAACGGAATGTCTGGCGTTTTCCCTAGTAATTATGTATCTCCTATGT CTAATGAGATGACAACTAACTTACTAGTGGCTGGATTGGATTCCATGGAAAGAAAACGGCAAGAATACATAAAAGAACTTATCACAACTGAACAAGCATATATAGAAGACATGAGACTTGTTCACGAG GTTTTCGAGAAACCTCTCATTGAAAGTTTAGTTTTAACCGTGGATGAAgtagataaaatatttgttaattggAGAGATATCATTGCGTGTAACGATAATTTCTTAAG aacATTACGGATACGACGAGATAATAGTGAAGGAGGGATTGTAAGAATGATTGGAGACATTCTATgtgaaaat ATACCTAGAATGTCAGCATATATAAGATTCTGCAGTTGCCAAATATCCGCTGCTGTCTATCTTCAGAGATTAACTGAAACTATGCCAGAATTTGTCAAAGTTGCTCAAATTTGTCAGCAAGATCCACGTACAAAAGGAATGCCTTTGAGCTCTTTCCTTATAAAACCAATGCAAAGGATAACAAAGTATCCTCTTATTATTGGCAAA attttagagcACACACCAGTTGACCATCCTGATAGGCAATATCTCCAAGAAGCATTGGCTAAAGCAGAAGAATTTTGTACTCag GTCCACGAAAACTTCTTCATTTTGGTATACTTCATAAG GCAAAAAGTGGAAAAGAACTTGTTGGATTTCTCACAAACGACTTTTTACTGTTTGCTCAACCAGTACTCAGCAGAAAGTCTTCATCCACTGGACAACAGTTTTCATTTGAGAGAAACGAACATCAAAAATTCAAGATGTATAGAAAG ccaatatttttaa
- the LOC126870932 gene encoding intersectin-2 isoform X4, whose protein sequence is MATPQTPGMDPWVIQPRERARYREQFDSLKPINGVVTGEQAKEFLLKSQLPPVILGQIWALSDTDADGKMDINEFSIACKLINLKLRGFEIPKALPSALIQSLKSLSASDSNVTNLTNGAANILPQNNVASLVNLSAPPQVPVQPLISGMPMTGSVPRPLIGPPPVNGPLPGHAIRPVSPMTLPASRQSRQNVAATTHATTHTASKPPARPAPPSVGIVPSTSTTTTTTTTPSGGPSQRPTPPSNIGANFSPATSGPPPKPAPPSFPNSPVATGISPVKVPPASATAIVPPVVQSAQPMTTSTMGMSAAAPIAPLNTTPTPMAAFGMAQAMPMQPLSCTSMIAGGSTMVPSIAPMSTGTGVVSTPPVVGLPLVSATTASTLVNGVIAQTPVSTSTPLSTTARPPSIDRVGSVDSQHSQHSVGSPQSVEWAVPHQTKLKYTQLFNTWDRARSGFLSGPQARNIMVQSQLPQQVLAQIWALADMDSDGRLSCDEFVLAMHLCDIAKLGEKIPTTLPIELIPPAFRRQRQSSLTLSQTGTENVDPSAGMPQTSFEDKRKENFEKGQAELERRRKALLEIQRKEQEERERKEREEAEKQEKIRLEQERRRQAEIEKQMQRQKEIEQEKEEQRKRAQEQREAARKEMERQRQLEWEKQKSQELQTQRQKEQDVLLKLKARNQTLTIELGTLNDKVKELSQKICDTRVGVSGVKTTIDGMRSTRDAQLQEMAALKNKLREQNQRLLALSQEKARIEAKNKLNTAMESAGQEAIKMAFDNKQITLKQMKDKIADLQQQIDAKMADIENNNGQLQDIKTQLETLVADCKNLYLTFEDKKLKVLELRASGGTGAGTDYTTSAWGDSGWNDTSAAVNDSAWPVNDATTTNAVEETTPGVMKYRALYEFVARNQDEISFQPGDIILVPPVQNAEPGWMAGEIRGHTGWFPESYVEPIDVGSANDNAFVQQDSVEKRTLEGIAEVPENVSDAGSLGDEPPPVEPIIPTLGLGVVCDIQVTTLYHYRPTIEQHLLFEKGDIIKVDEQQGDWWYGTSGNGAKGWFPKSYVKEISANQTAVVEGLNEYYVALYPYDSAEVGDLTFNQGEVILVTKKEGDWWTGTTGDRNGIFPANYVEKCDAPDQGASITTNVSETNAITETTEDTTTSNHETATSIAQTTLQAEKTAEQLEDERQAAEDRAELPDFSAMAAQQVINIGRKPEIVQVIAPYQATSSEQLDLQKGQLIMIRKKTDSGWWEGELQARGKKRQIGWFPASYVKPLTSSSNRSTPVSHGYQDSPTDPNVERVMALYPYQAQNEDELSFEKGDVITVLAKDEAAWWKGELNGMSGVFPSNYVSPMSNEMTTNLLVAGLDSMERKRQEYIKELITTEQAYIEDMRLVHEVFEKPLIESLVLTVDEVDKIFVNWRDIIACNDNFLRTLRIRRDNSEGGIVRMIGDILCENIPRMSAYIRFCSCQISAAVYLQRLTETMPEFVKVAQICQQDPRTKGMPLSSFLIKPMQRITKYPLIIGKILEHTPVDHPDRQYLQEALAKAEEFCTQVNEGVREKENSDRLEWLQTHVACDGLEEQLIFNSLTNSLGPRKLLHFGILHKAKSGKELVGFLTNDFLLFAQPVLSRKSSSTGQQFSFERNEHQKFKMYRKPIFLNELSFLGDSEMNGNISFGSCEGSENSTKILRLKDQKKPIILLAPSPSECSLWIRRITEARKKFMENEKTRLQRQRSKQAQFGACGRILVTVLEGFNLKTIPVRRRPPQGRLRLVIVEAEDLIMLKKGKCNTFCKVSMGSQEERTGVISGTDCPLWDTSMQFQVKDLLEDTLCITVFDKGYYSPDEFLGRAEIRVADIMRDSRDSCGPIQKRIQLHEVEKGVVVLKLDLRLFGNR, encoded by the exons ATGGCCACCCCTCAAACTCCGG GTATGGATCCTTGGGTAATCCAACCCAGAGAACGTGCAAGATATAGAGAGCAGTTTGATTCTTTAAAACCAATCAATGGAGTTGTTACTGGAGAGCAAGCAAAAGAATTTTTACTTAAATCACAGCTTCCACCTGTCATCCTTGGACAAATATG GGCTTTATCAGATACAGATGCAGATGGAAAAATGGACATAAATGAATTTAGTATTGcatgtaaattaattaatttaaagttACGTGGTTTTGAAATTCCTAAAGCCTTGCCTTCAGCTTTAATACAGAGTTTGAAGTCACTATCTGCCA GTGATAGTAATGTTACGAACTTAACAAACGGAGCTGCTAATATTCTACCACAGAATAATGTTGCTTCATTAGTAAATTTATCTGCTCCACCGCAAGTTCCAGTACAGCCTTTAATTAGTGGGATGCCTATGACTGGATCTGTTCCACGTCCACTTATAGGACCACCACCTGTAAATGGACCATTACCAGGACATGCTATTAGGCCTGTTTCACCAATGACCTTACCAG CATCACGACAAAGTAGACAGAATGTGGCTGCCACTACACATGCCACAACTCACACAGCGTCAAAGCCACCTGCTCGACCTGCACCACCCTCTGTGG GAATCGTGCCTTCTACAAGTACTACCACTACCACTACCACCACTCCTAGTGGTGGTCCTTCTCAAAGACCTACACCACCCTCAAATATTG gGGCAAATTTTTCACCTGCTACTAGTGGTCCACCACCGAAGCCAGCACCGCCTTCATTTCCTAATAGTCCTGTCGCTACTGGGATTTCACCAGTCAAAGTTCCACCTGCTTCTGCAACGGCTATTGTTCCTCCTGTTGTTCAATCTGCACAACCAATGACTACATCTACCATGG GGATGTCTGCAGCAGCACCAATTGCACCTTTAAATACAACTCCAACACCAATGGCTGCTTTTGGTATGGCACAAGCAATGCCTATGCAACCATTATCTTGTACTAGTATGATTGCAGGTGGTTCTACTATGGTACCATCTATTGCACCAATGTCCACtg GAACTGGTGTAGTATCGACTCCTCCAGTTGTAGGTTTACCTCTAGTATCAGCAACCACAGCAAGTACGTTAGTGAATGGTGTAATTGCTCAAACACCAGTATCTACAAGTACACCATTAAGCACAACTGCACGTCCACCAAGTATAGATAGGGTGGGTTCGGTTGATTCACAACATAGTCAGCATTCAGTAGGTTCTCCACAATCTGTGGAATGGGCTGTACCTCATcaaacaaaattgaaatatactCAATTATTTAATACCTGGGACAGGGCGCGATCTGGATTTCTATCTGGCCCTCAGGCCAGAAATATTATGGTGCAGTCACAATTACCTCAACAAGTGTTGGCACAGatatg GGCGTTAGCGGACATGGATTCGGATGGTCGTTTGAGTTGCGACGAATTTGTATTAGCAATGCATTTATGTGATATAGCTAAGCTTGGTGAAAAGATACCTACCACGTTACCAATTGAACTTATACCACCTGCATTCAGACGTCAACGACAAAGTAGCTTAACACTTTCACAAACTGGAACGGAAAACGTAGATCCATCGGCTGGTATGCCGCAA ACTTCTTTTGAAGACAAACGTAAAGAAAACTTTGAGAAAGGACAAGCGGAGCTAGAACGTAGGCGCAAGGCTTTATTAGAAATTCAACGTAAAGAACAAGAAGAACGTGAACgaaaagaaagggaagagGCTGAGAAACAAGAGAAAATTAG ATTAGAACAAGAAAGACGAAGACAAGCAGAGATTGAGAAACAAATGCAAAGGCAGAAAGAGATTGAACaggaaaaggaagaacaaCGAAAACGAGCTCAAGAACAAAGAGAAGCAGCAAGAAA AGAGATGGAAAGACAACGACAATTAGAATGGGAAAAACAGAAATCACAAGAGCTTCAAACTCAGAGGCAGAAAGAACAAGATGTCTTACTAAAATTGAAAGCAAGAAATCAAACATTAACTATCGAATTAGGAACACTT AACGATAAAGTGAAAGAACTATCTCAAAAAATCTGTGACACTCGAGTTGGTGTATCTGGAGTAAAAACGACGATTGATGGAATGCGGTCGACACGTGATGCACAGTTACAAGAGATGGCTGCCTTAAAGAATAAACTTCGAGAACAAAACCAAAGATTACTAGCCTTGAGTCAAGAGAAAGCTCGAATCGAAGCAAAGAATAAGCTAAATACAGCTATGGAGTCGGCGGGCCAAGAAGCAATCAAAATGGCATTCGATAATAAGCAAATTACCCTGAAACAAATGAAGGATAAAATTGCTGATTTGCAACAGCAG ATTGATGCTAAAATGGCTgacatagaaaataataatggCCAGCTTCAAGATATTAAAACGCAACTGGAAACTTTAGTGGCTGACTGTAAGAACCTTTACTTAACTTTcgaagataaaaaattaaaagttttagAACTCAGAGCAAGTGGTGGTACTGGAGCTGGTACTGATTATACAACATCTGCATGGGGTGATAGTGGTTGGAATGATACTTCAGCGGCAGTTAACGATTCTGCATGGCCCGTTAATGATGCCACCACAACTAATGCAGTGGAAGAAACTACTCCAGGGGTTATGAAATATAGAGCTTTATACGAATTTGTAGCTAGAAATCaagacgaaatatcgtttcAACCTGGTGATATTATCTTG GTACCGCCTGTTCAAAATGCAGAACCAGGATGGATGGCTGGCGAAATTCGTGGTCATACTGGTTGGTTCCCGGAATCTTATGTAGAACCAATAGATGTTGGCAGCGCAAATGATAATGCTTTCGTACAACAAGACAGTGTGGAGAAGAGAACGTTAGA aGGGATTGCTGAAGTTCCTGAGAATGTATCTGATGCCGGATCACTCGGCGATGAGCCTCCTCCTGTTGAACCTATCATACCTACTCTTGGATTAGGTGTAGTTTGTGATATACAAGTAACCACTTTGTATCACTATCGTCCTACGATAGAGCAACATCTTCTCTTCGAAAAAGGAGATATTATTAAAGTAGATGAACAACAG GGGGATTGGTGGTATGGTACATCTGGTAATGGAGCTAAGGGTTGGTTCCCTAAATCGTATGTCAAGGAAATTTCTGCTAATCAAACTGCAGTAGTTGAAGGACTTAATGAATACTACGTAGCCTTATATCCGTATGATTCCGCCGAAGTTGGAGACTTAACTTTCAACCAAGGAGAAGTTATATTAGTCACTAAAAAGGAAGGTGATTGGTGGACAGGCACTACAGGAGATAGGAATGGAATTTTTCCTGCCAATTATGTAGAAAAATGCGATGCTCCAGATCAG GGTGCCTCTATAACTACTAACGTATCTGAAACAAACGCGATTACTGAAACAACTGAGGACACAACCACAAGTAATCATGAAACAGCTACTTCAATTGCTCAGACAACATTG CAAGCAGAGAAAACTGCTGAGCAGCTTGAAGATGAAAGACAAGCCGCGGAAGATAGAGCAGAATTGCCAGATTTTTCCGCAATGGCTGCGCAGCAGGTAATTAATAT AGGAAGGAAACCTGAAATTGTACAAGTTATTGCACCTTATCAAGCCACTAGTTCTGAGCAGTTAGATTTACAAAAGGGGCAATTAATAATGATTCGTAAGAAGACAGATAGTGGCTGGTGGGAAGGAGAATTACAG GCACGTGgtaaaaaaagacaaattgGTTGGTTCCCAGCTTCTTATGTTAAACCTTTAACCAGTAGTAGCAATCGAAGTACACCTGTTTCTCATGGATATCAAGACTCTCCTACAGATCCAAATGTTG AACGCGTTATGGCATTGTACCCATATCAGGCTCAAAATGAGGATGAATTAAGTTTCGAGAAAGGCGACGTTATAACCGTACTTGCAAAGGATGAAGCAGCATGGTGGAAAGGCGAATTGAACGGAATGTCTGGCGTTTTCCCTAGTAATTATGTATCTCCTATGT CTAATGAGATGACAACTAACTTACTAGTGGCTGGATTGGATTCCATGGAAAGAAAACGGCAAGAATACATAAAAGAACTTATCACAACTGAACAAGCATATATAGAAGACATGAGACTTGTTCACGAG GTTTTCGAGAAACCTCTCATTGAAAGTTTAGTTTTAACCGTGGATGAAgtagataaaatatttgttaattggAGAGATATCATTGCGTGTAACGATAATTTCTTAAG aacATTACGGATACGACGAGATAATAGTGAAGGAGGGATTGTAAGAATGATTGGAGACATTCTATgtgaaaat ATACCTAGAATGTCAGCATATATAAGATTCTGCAGTTGCCAAATATCCGCTGCTGTCTATCTTCAGAGATTAACTGAAACTATGCCAGAATTTGTCAAAGTTGCTCAAATTTGTCAGCAAGATCCACGTACAAAAGGAATGCCTTTGAGCTCTTTCCTTATAAAACCAATGCAAAGGATAACAAAGTATCCTCTTATTATTGGCAAA attttagagcACACACCAGTTGACCATCCTGATAGGCAATATCTCCAAGAAGCATTGGCTAAAGCAGAAGAATTTTGTACTCag GTAAACGAAGGAGttagagagaaagaaaatagtGATAGATTAGAATGGTTGCAAACACATGTGGCATGTGATGGTCTTGAAGAACAACTTATCTTTAATTCTTTAACCAATTCTTTAGGTCCACGAAAACTTCTTCATTTTGGTATACTTCATAAG GCAAAAAGTGGAAAAGAACTTGTTGGATTTCTCACAAACGACTTTTTACTGTTTGCTCAACCAGTACTCAGCAGAAAGTCTTCATCCACTGGACAACAGTTTTCATTTGAGAGAAACGAACATCAAAAATTCAAGATGTATAGAAAG ccaatatttttaaacgaattatCTTTTCTGGGTGATTCAGAAATGAATGGTAATATTAGTTTCGGTTCCTGTGAGGGTTCAGAAAATTCAACAAAAATATTGAGACTGAAAGACCAAAAAAAGCCAATAATATTATTAGCACCGTCTCCAAGTGAATGTTCACTATGGATCAGAAGAATTACAGAagcaagaaagaaatttatggAGAAcgaaaaaacacgtttgcaaAGACAAAGATCAA AGCAGGCGCAATTTGGAGCGTGTGGCAGAATTCTTGTTACAGTGCTTGAAGGTTTCAATTTAAAGACAATACCTG TTCGCAGAAGACCACCCCAGGGTAGACTTCGATTAGTAATTGTGGAAGCTGAAGATTTAATTATGTTGAAAAAAG GAAAGTGCAATACGTTTTGTAAAGTGAGTATGGGCTCACAGGAAGAGAGAACGGGTGTCATATCAGGAACTGATTGCCCTTTATGGGATACATCAATGCAGTTTCAAGTAAAGGATTTACTTGAGGATACTTTATGTATCACGGTCTTCGATAAAGGCTATTATAGTCCAGATG AATTTCTCGGCCGAGCAGAAATAAGAGTTGCTGACATAATGAGAGATAGTAGAGATTCGTGTGGGCCAATACAGAAACGTATTCAGTTACATGAAGTCGAAAAAGGCGTCGTTGTGCTAAAGTTGGATTTACGACTCTTTGGTAATCGATAA